The following are encoded together in the Clostridia bacterium genome:
- the purF gene encoding amidophosphoribosyltransferase, with amino-acid sequence MVFDKVKEECGVFGFFDFDGFDVAKMTYYGLYALQHRGQESCGIAVNDNGLIRVHKDMGLVNEVFNTENIAQLKGSIAVGHVRYSTSGGSLRENCQPLVSRYVKGTLTIAHNGNLTNANELRYLLEHKGAIFQSSSDTEVIMHLAAIARTKTHSIEEAMLKVVEKLEGAYSLIVMSPRKLIGIRDPKGFRPLCIGKLKNSYILASETAALDVIRAEFVRDVQPGEMVIIDKDGFRSIKYADDPQKSLCVFEYIYFARPDSIIDGVSVYNSRVEAGKLLAKAHPVEADIVVGVPDSGLNFAVGYAQASGIPYGEGLVKNRYTGRTFIKPTQAEREMSVSIKLNVLRDNVAGKRVILIDDSIVRGTTCANIIKILKDAGATEV; translated from the coding sequence ATGGTTTTTGATAAAGTCAAAGAAGAGTGCGGTGTTTTCGGTTTTTTTGATTTTGATGGATTTGATGTAGCCAAAATGACCTATTACGGACTTTATGCTTTGCAGCATCGTGGCCAAGAAAGTTGCGGAATTGCAGTTAACGACAATGGACTAATACGTGTTCATAAGGACATGGGCTTAGTAAACGAAGTGTTTAACACAGAAAACATAGCCCAGCTAAAAGGTTCAATAGCGGTAGGTCATGTTAGGTATTCTACTTCTGGCGGATCACTAAGAGAAAACTGTCAGCCGTTAGTGAGCCGTTATGTTAAGGGCACGCTTACAATAGCTCATAATGGCAATTTAACTAATGCTAATGAATTAAGATATCTTCTAGAACACAAAGGCGCGATTTTCCAATCATCTTCTGATACCGAAGTAATAATGCATTTGGCGGCCATTGCTAGGACAAAAACCCATTCAATAGAAGAAGCAATGCTAAAAGTAGTAGAAAAGTTAGAAGGTGCTTATTCTTTGATTGTTATGAGTCCTAGAAAGCTGATAGGAATTAGAGATCCTAAGGGATTTAGACCGCTGTGTATAGGAAAGCTAAAAAATTCTTATATCTTAGCCAGTGAAACTGCAGCTTTGGATGTAATAAGAGCTGAATTTGTGCGAGATGTCCAACCGGGCGAAATGGTTATAATAGACAAAGACGGATTTAGATCAATAAAATACGCCGATGATCCCCAAAAGTCATTGTGCGTGTTTGAATATATTTATTTTGCAAGACCTGACAGTATTATAGACGGCGTAAGCGTTTATAATTCTAGAGTAGAAGCCGGCAAATTATTAGCAAAAGCTCATCCTGTAGAAGCTGACATAGTTGTTGGAGTGCCTGATTCGGGACTCAATTTTGCAGTAGGATATGCACAAGCAAGCGGTATTCCTTACGGCGAAGGTCTTGTAAAAAACAGATATACAGGAAGAACATTTATTAAGCCCACACAAGCCGAACGAGAAATGAGCGTGAGTATAAAACTCAATGTCCTAAGGGATAACGTTGCTGGCAAAAGGGTAATATTAATTGACGATTCTATTGTTCGCGGAACAACGTGTGCCAATATAATAAAAATTCTCAAAGATGCAGGGGCTACTGAAGTAC
- the guaA gene encoding glutamine-hydrolyzing GMP synthase, which translates to MNTQTVIILDFGGQYNQLIARRVRECNVYCELLHYDTSIEKIKSINPIGIIFTGGPDNVFEDNAPKPDKSIFSLGIPVLGICYGEQLIAQMLGGKVVPASKSEYGKAVLTVDNTHKLFEGVLKNSDCWMSHTNQAEVLPEGFYSIAHTDTCPNAAIANDQLKIYGVQFHPEVNHTVEGTKILKNFLINICGANADWKMSKYASEYADMLKNKIGDKKVLCALSGGVDSSVSAMLLSRAIGNNLTCIFVDHGLLRKNEGDEVEEFFKNKQNINLIRVNAQDRFLNRLKGVTDPEAKRKIIGEEFIRVFEEEAAKIGEVDYLVQGTIYPDVIESGLGKSAVIKSHHNVGGLPKNIKFKEIIEPLRSLFKDEVRKLGLELGMPEKLVYRQPFPGPGLAVRVIGEVTKDKLDILREADAIFREEVALAGLDKSINQYFAILTDMRSVGVMGDERTYNYVLALRAVTTTDFMTADWAEIPHNILKRVSSRIVNELRVINRVVYDITSKPPATIEWE; encoded by the coding sequence TTGAACACACAAACAGTTATTATTTTAGATTTCGGCGGACAATATAATCAACTTATTGCAAGACGCGTAAGAGAATGCAATGTTTATTGCGAATTATTGCATTATGATACGAGTATCGAAAAAATCAAAAGCATTAATCCCATAGGTATTATTTTTACGGGCGGACCTGATAATGTCTTTGAAGACAATGCACCTAAGCCCGACAAAAGCATTTTTTCATTGGGAATACCAGTACTAGGAATTTGTTACGGCGAGCAACTGATCGCACAAATGCTAGGCGGCAAGGTTGTTCCTGCATCAAAATCCGAATACGGCAAGGCTGTATTGACCGTTGATAACACACACAAATTATTTGAAGGTGTGTTGAAAAATTCAGACTGCTGGATGAGCCATACAAATCAGGCTGAAGTTTTGCCTGAAGGCTTTTATTCAATAGCACATACGGATACATGTCCCAATGCCGCTATCGCTAATGACCAATTAAAGATTTATGGAGTACAGTTCCATCCCGAAGTCAACCATACGGTAGAAGGAACTAAGATTTTGAAAAACTTCTTAATTAATATTTGCGGTGCTAATGCTGATTGGAAGATGAGCAAATATGCCAGTGAATATGCTGACATGCTCAAGAACAAAATCGGCGACAAGAAGGTTTTATGCGCATTGAGCGGCGGAGTTGACAGCTCAGTTTCGGCAATGCTGTTAAGTCGTGCTATAGGCAATAACCTGACCTGCATTTTCGTGGATCATGGTTTATTGAGAAAAAACGAAGGCGATGAAGTTGAAGAATTTTTCAAAAATAAGCAAAACATTAATCTAATTAGAGTTAATGCCCAAGATAGATTTTTAAACAGGCTAAAAGGTGTAACAGATCCTGAAGCCAAAAGAAAAATTATAGGCGAAGAGTTTATCCGCGTATTTGAAGAAGAAGCGGCAAAAATCGGCGAAGTTGACTACCTTGTTCAAGGCACTATATATCCCGATGTTATCGAAAGCGGTTTGGGTAAAAGTGCTGTAATTAAGAGCCACCACAATGTCGGCGGATTACCCAAAAACATCAAATTTAAAGAAATAATTGAGCCGCTGAGAAGTCTGTTTAAAGACGAAGTAAGAAAGCTTGGACTTGAACTTGGAATGCCTGAAAAGCTGGTTTATAGACAACCTTTCCCTGGCCCCGGATTGGCTGTACGAGTTATTGGCGAAGTAACAAAAGATAAACTTGATATTTTAAGAGAAGCGGATGCGATATTCAGAGAAGAAGTTGCTTTGGCTGGACTTGACAAGAGCATTAATCAGTATTTTGCCATATTGACAGATATGCGTTCAGTAGGCGTAATGGGAGATGAAAGAACTTATAATTATGTTTTGGCTCTTAGAGCTGTAACAACTACTGATTTTATGACAGCCGACTGGGCAGAAATACCTCATAATATACTAAAGCGTGTAAGCTCACGAATTGTCAATGAATTACGTGTAATCAATCGTGTAGTTTATGATATAACCTCAAAACCCCCTGCCACTATAGAGTGGGAATAA